The Oceanispirochaeta sp. genomic sequence TGGTGGAGGCTGCGGCGGATCTGGCAGCGGCGGGAACGGGTCGCAGAATCAATCCGAGTTGTCTTCATTTTTTGAAAATCCCATTCCCGAAATCCCGGACACAGAAATCACCCTGGCCACCAGGGTGGACGGGATTCAGCAGGTTGAGGTGTCTGTGACCGAAAGAGGATTCGAACCGGCGGTGATTGTTATTGAAAAGGGAGTTCTCCTGAACTGGACCTTCAAAGGGGTTGAAATCAATGAAAAGAATTATAGGGTCTATTTTCCGGCCTATGGTTATCAGGGCATGGAATTCAAGGAAGGAAACAACACCATAAATCTGGAACCCGAAACTGATTTTGCCTGGTACTCCTGGAAAAATGATTTTGGAGGATTTGTCAAAGTGGTGGATGATCTTGATTCTGCCGACCTGGAGGCAATCCGAAAGGATGTACAATTAGCCAATGACCAGAATTGAATATTTCTCCCGAAAGTGATTAGGTAAAGCCATGGCAGAAATACTGATCATAGAAGACGATACACAGATAGCCGAGGTGATTGCCGCCTATCTGAGCCGGAGCGGGCATACATCCCGGATGGAGCACTCAGGTCTGTCCGGGCAGAAAGCCTTTGAGGAAGAGGATTTTGACATGGTCCTGCTGGACCTGATGCTCCCCGACAAAAGCGGTGAAGATATCTGCCGTTTTATCAGAAGTCATTCCCGGATTCCCGTCCTGATGCTCACGGCCAAGGCTGACGAGGCTTCCCTGCTCTACGGCTTCCGGGTGGGTGCCGATGACTTTATGACCAAACCCTTCAGCCCGCGGGAATTGATGGTTCGAATCGAGGCTCTCCTCAGGCGCAGTCAAAGTGCACCTGCAGCCCAGCTGCTGGAACTGGATGAGGGGCGACTCCGCTTTGACCGCGGGAAAAGACGGGTATGGAAAGATGAGAATCTGCTTCATCTGACCGCTGTTGAGTTTGATATTCTGGAAAAACTGATATCCTATCCGGGACGGATATTTTCCAGGGAGGAAATCCTCCAGGCAGCCCGGGGCGGAGACTTTCAGGGAACTGACCGAA encodes the following:
- a CDS encoding response regulator transcription factor, which produces MAEILIIEDDTQIAEVIAAYLSRSGHTSRMEHSGLSGQKAFEEEDFDMVLLDLMLPDKSGEDICRFIRSHSRIPVLMLTAKADEASLLYGFRVGADDFMTKPFSPRELMVRIEALLRRSQSAPAAQLLELDEGRLRFDRGKRRVWKDENLLHLTAVEFDILEKLISYPGRIFSREEILQAARGGDFQGTDRTVDSHIRNLRSKIEETPKNPHYILTERGKGFYFNG